The following coding sequences lie in one Cinclus cinclus chromosome 15, bCinCin1.1, whole genome shotgun sequence genomic window:
- the F8 gene encoding coagulation factor VIII isoform X1, which yields MVLVGALCSLLLLCLVEEGISEVRRYYIAAVETAWDYTHSDLLSVLQAPAGILGHAGPRPPPAGVPPQYRKAVFVEYLDASFTQPRLKPAWMGLLGPTIRAEVYDTVVITFKNLASRPYSLHAVGVSYWKASEGAGYEDETSQPEKEGDRVDPGKTYTYVWEIQENQGPTDDDSRCLTHSYSSNTNSVKDINSGLIGALLVCRPGTLASDGNEGLQKEFVLLFAVFDEGKSWYSEQGSPGAAQPQAHNRTELHTINGYINGSLPGLTLCLKKQVHWHVIGLGSGPEVHSIFFEGHTFLVRSHRLSSLEISPATYLTAQTMPGTAGWFRMFCQILSHQQAGMEAFVKVEECPEERLLKMGKLLNEPEDLDYLEEDEEIYHVIQVRSFAKDKPMTWTYYIAAEEMDWDYAPVKPVSLDRNMASLYLEPGPQRIGSKYKKVVFVEYEDATFKKRKVSNPQDKGILGPVIKGEVGDQFKIVFRNLASRPYNIYPHGLTNVRPYYAMRPSQEKDVKDIPIPPGQSFTYSWSLTTEDGPTEADPRCLTRFYYSSIDPVRDTASGLIGPLLICSKKSMDQRGNQIMSDNMKLVLFSVFDENHSWYLQENIKRFCSDAAHVDTQDLQFYASNVMHTINGFVFDNLQTKLCLNDVVYWYVLSVGAQTDFLSIFFSGNTFKRNMVFEDVLTLFPFSGETVIMSLEKPGVWTLGCLNPDFRDRGMHAKFTVSQCQYEQYTDGEDYVYPDGEESAFEFQPRGFSKRKKSCVNEQLNSITSSRNETEKTRLCLTEHGAVLSNSRISDPSSNGTSTFLGAMPNPGDISMSSLPETNYEPVSYESFLEDEELSKIISQDEGFGATPPGEHLVSVSGRVHGTVSSEDLKWLHQATAAPEDALAQTEVTKIPELQKPVKGMTVQSGGTMENLETEPQKTTHAKSLWDSIAYATGKAPLQKNRSSIHQNDLEHNLSLQDMSSQGNEDKLLKGSDKKSFNLYDSEETNITAPSLSIDHNFSSTLNNPSASPDETEDNRTSHAMVHSHTIESNYSSNDLDARLEKRPHKVVSQGFHETFEEQNVSLSDKPIQGEIFKDESNSLPVKSGTEKAIGLAKGTSLLDTTFADTNDLEPSSYVMTEERDEVILKEVFQDAKELAELDSIAFSESNVVINDTRPFPSGFLKSSEQFPRHRVTARSTSGPDWRPKQARSLESRGLGLPNTSSRKPLSDGKTAEQDLANPSPETAVNKEAPKACGPHSPFCITRFQKRSLVSSDTLPEVMVALQSLEEKSSMVERRLQAGRDAVQADEMYPEERLSTDRGVQGSSEGSQRSRRSFPLQGALGTGPAVAVSSSERQITAGAADLASNWDPVSPGAVVSTEDLHSPALAELQPGRAVVWGAPGSKQGQGRSQMEEETNSVEQLGRFSPEPQQLKANATEDHASRTMSGQSPEGMSLKSAIRENCSVSPSSPPLNNNSTKKPAQNMQDTPHGCQVLGREDVLREIGKPEGQDLGEPKEDGESNSTARERSHIPGHREEPALNNGTHSSPSKTTKTDYDEYSDTEQTMEDFDMYGEEEHDPRSFQGEIRQYFIAAVEVMWEYGDQRPQHFLKATDPRRSRRKHSWQYRKVVFREYLDDSFTQPVQRRELDEHLGILGPYIRAEVQDVIMVTFKNLASRPFSFHSTLTAYDGTTQQGGVVQPGGLQKYSWKVLPQMAPTTQEFDCKAWAYFSNVDLEKDLHSGLIGPLIICNHGVLSYVSRRQLAVQEFSLLFTIFDETKSWYFLENVNRNCRPPCRIQQDSPDFKRNHSFHAINGYVSDTLPGLVMAQQQRVRWHLLNMGSTEDIHSVHFHGQLFNARTSQEYRMGVYNLYPGVFGTVEMWPSHAGIWRVECKVGEHQQAGMSALFLVYDLNCRNALGMASGSIADSQITASGQYGQWAPYLARLGNTGSINAWSTDHSNAWIQVDLLHPTIIHGIKTQGARQKFSSFYISQFVVFYSLDGQRWKTYKGNATSTQMLFFGNVDATGVKENQFNPPVVARYIRIHPTHYNIRATLRMELLGCDLNSCSMPLGMENRGIPDEHISASSHSANVFSKWTPALARLNLQGRTNAWRPKSNSPREWLQVDFEVTKKVTAIITQGAKALFTQMFVKEFAVSISQDGMHWSPVLQSGKEKIFKANQDHQSTVTNTLESPLFARYVRIHPRQWHNHIALRIEFLGCDTQQEY from the exons caTTTTGGGGCATGCAGGCCCACGTCCCCCCCCAGCCGGTGTCCCTCCCCAGTACAGGAAAGCTGTTTTTGTGGAGTACCTTGATGCCTCATTCACACAGCCCAGGCTCAAGCCAGCATGGATGG GTCTTCTAGGGCCCACCATCCGAGCAGAAGTCTATGACACAGTGGTCATCACGTTTAAAAACCTGGCCTCCCGCCCATACAGCCTCCATGCTGTGGGGGTGTCCTACTGGAAGGCGTCGGAAG GAGCAGGGTATGAGGATGAGACCAGCCAGCCAGAGAAGGAGGGGGACAGGGTGGATCCTGGGAAGACATACACATATGTCTGGGAAATCCAGGAAAACCAGGGCCCAACAGATGATGACTCAAGGTGCCTGACCCACTCCTACTCCTCCAACACCAACAGTGTGAAGGACATCAACTCTGGTTTGATTGGAGCCCTGCTCGTGTGCCGACCTG GGACCCTGGCGAGTGATGGGAATGAGGGCTTGCAGAAAGAGTTTGTGCTGCTCTTTGCAGTGTTTGATGAAG gaaaAAGCTGGTACTCTGAGCAGGgttccccaggagctgctcagccccaggCTCACAACAGGACAGAGCTGCACACCATCAATGGCTACATCAATGGCTCACTGCCTG GTCTCACACTGTGCCTCAAGAAGCAGGTCCACTGGCATGTGATCGGGTTGGGCTCTGGGCCAGAAGTCCACTCCATCTTCTTTGAAGGCCACACATTCCTGGTGAGAAGCCACCGTCTCAGCAGCCTAGAAATCTCCCCTGCTACATATCTCACAGCCCAGACCATGCCAGGAACAGCTGGCTGGTTTCGGATGTTCTGCCAGATACTGTCCCATCAGCAAG CTGGCATGGAGGCCTTTGTGAAGGTGGAGGAGTGTCCTGAGGAACGCCTGCTGAAGATGGGGAAGCTGTTAAATGAGCCAGAGGACCTGGATTACCttgaggaagatgaggaaatTTATCACGTGATCCAAGTGCGCTCTTTTGCCAAAGACAAGCCCATGACCTGGACTTACTACATTGCAGCTGAGGAAATGGACTGGGACTATGCCCCTGTGAAGCCAGTGTCTCTGGACAG AAACATGGCAAGCCTGTACCTAGAGCCTGGCCCACAGCGGATCGGTTCAAAGTATAAGAAAGTGGTGTTTGTGGAGTATGAGGATGCAACCTTCAAGAAGCGCAAGGTGTCCAATCCACAGGACAAGGGAATTCTGGGGCCTGTCATCAAGGGGGAGGTGGGAGATCAGTTTAAG ATTGTGTTCAGGAATCTGGCCAGCCGACCCTACAACATTTACCCTCACGGCCTCACCAATGTCAGGCCCTACTATGCCATGAGACCCTCACAAG AGAAAGATGTGAAGGATATTCCTATTCCCCCTGGACAGTCATTCACCTACAGCTGGAGTCTCACCACTGAGGATGGCCCAACAGAGGCAGATCCTCGCTGCCTCACCCGTTTCTACTACAGCTCCATCGACCCAGTCCGAGACACAGCCTCAGGCCTGATTGGGCCCCTCCTCATCTGCTCCAAGAAGTCCATGGATCAGAGGGGGAATCAG ATAATGTCAGACAACATGAAGTTGGTGCTGTTTTCAGTCTTCGATGAGAACCACAGCTGGTACCTGCAGGAGAACATCAAGAGGTTCTGCTCTGATGCAGCCCATGTGGATACCCAGGACCTCCAGTTTTATGCCTCCAATGTAATGCACA CTATTAATGGCTTCGTATTTGACAACCTCCAAACAAAACTCTGCCTGAACGACGTTGTGTACTGGTATGTCCTGAGTGTTGGGGCCCAAACAGATTTCCTCTCCATCTTCTTCTCTGGAAACACCTTCAAGCGCAACATGGTCTTTGAGGACGTGCTTactcttttcccattttctggaGAAACAGTCATAATGAGTTTGGAAAAGCCAG GTGTCTGGACGCTGGGGTGCCTAAATCCTGATTTCAGAGACCGAGGGATGCATGCCAAGTTCACAGTCTCACAGTGCCAGTATGAACAATACACTGATGGGGAAGATTATGTGTATCCCGATGGGGAGGAGAGTGCCTTTGAATTCCAACCCAGGGGCTTCTCTAAAAGAAAGAAGTCATGTGTGAATGAGCAACTGAACAGCATCACCTCTTCCAGAAATGAGACAGAGAAGACAAGATTGTGCCTGACAGAACATGGGGCTGTCCTGAGCAACAGCAGGATTTCTGATCCCTCTTCCAATGGCACATCAACATTTTTAGGAGCAATGCCAAATCCAGGTGATATTTCCATGTCTTCTCTGCCAGAGACGAACTATGAGCCAGTGTCCTATGAGTCCTTCCTGGAAGACGAAGAATTGTCAAAAATCATCAGCCAGGAtgaagggtttggagcaacccCACCTGGAGAACACTTGGTGAGTGTCAGTGGAAGGGTCCATGGTACTGTGAGCTCAGAAGATCTGAAATGGCTGCACCaagccacagcagctccagaagaTGCTCTGGCACAAACGGAAGTGACAaaaatcccagagctgcagaagccAGTAAAAGGAATGACAGTCCAGTCTGGTGGTACAATGGAGAACCTGGAAACAGAGCCTCAAAAGACAACTCATGCAAAAAGCTTGTGGGACTCAATTGCTTACGCTACTGGCAAAGCCCCTCTTCAGAAGAACAGGAGCTCAATTCACCAGAATGATCTGGAGCACAACCTGTCACTTCAAGATATGTCTTCACAGGGTAATGAGGACAAACTGCTAAAAGGGTCTGATAAAAAATCCTTTAACCTGTATGACTCAGAGGAGACAAACATTACAGCACCGTCTTTAAGTATTGATCACAACTTTTCCTCCACACTGAACAATCCTTCTGCATCTCCAGATGAGACAGAAGATAACAGGACTTCTCATGCTATGGTTCACAGTCACACCATAGAAAGCAATTATTCATCAAATGACCTAGATGCTAGGCTGGAAAAAAGGCCTCACAAAGTGGTTTCACAAGGCTTTCACGAAACTTTTGAAGagcaaaatgtttctttgtCAGACAAACCTATACAAGGAGAAATCTTCAAAGATGAGAGTAACTCCTTGCCTGTGAAAAGTGGCACAGAAAAAGCCATTGGACTTGCCAAAGGCACCAGCCTTCTAGACACCACTTTTGCAGACACCAATGACCTTGAGCCATCCAGCTATGTAATGACAGAAGAGAGGGATgaagtaattttgaaagaaGTGTTTCAGGATGCTAAGGAATTAGCAGAGCTGGACAGCATTGCCTTTTCTGAATCAAATGTTGTGATCAATGACACCAGGCCATTCCCAAGTGGTTTCTTAAAGAGCTCTGAGCAGTTTCCAAGACACAGAGTTACAGCCAGAAGCACGAGTGGCCCTGACTGGAGACCTAAACAAGCCAGGTCACTGGAGAGCAGAGGTTTGGGTCTTCccaacaccagcagcaggaagcCCCTCTCTGATGGTAAGACAGCAGAGCAGGATCTGGCCAACCCTTCCCCTGAGACAGCAGTGAACAAGGAAGCCCCAAAGGCATGTGGACCTCATTCCCCATTTTGCATCACTCGCTTCCAAAAGAGGTCCTTGGTATCAAGCGACACCTTGCCTGAGGTGATGGTGGCCCTGCAAAGCCTGGAAGAAAAATCCAGCATGGTTGAGAGGAGGCTACAAGCAGGCAGGGATGCTGTACAGGCTGATGAGATGTATcctgaggagaggctgagcaCAGACAGGGGGGTACAGGGCAGCAGTGAGGGTTCTCAGCGCAGTAGACGCTCCTTCCCTTTGCAGGGAGCGCTGGGAACAGGACCAGCAGTGGCAGTGAGCAGCTCAGAAAGGCAGAtcactgctggggctgcagacCTGGCCTCAAACTGGGACCCAGTCTCCCCAGGGGCTGTGGTGAGCACGGAGGACTTGCATAGCCCAGCTttggctgagctgcagccaggcagagctgtggtgtggGGAGCTCCTGGGAGCAAGCAAGGTCAGGGGAGAAGCCAGATGGAGGAGGAGACAAACTCTGTGGAGCAGCTGGGTCGGTTCAGTCCTGAGCCTCAGCAGCTCAAGGCCAATGCCACAGAAGACCATGCATCTAGGACAATGTCTGGGCAAAGCCCTGAAGGAATGTCTCTGAAATCAGCAATCAGAGAGAACTGTTCAGTGTCTCCAAGTAGTCCCCCTCTCAACAACAACAGCACCAAAAAGCCAGCACAGAACATGCAAGACACTCCTCATGGATGTCAGGTGCTCGGCAGGGAAGATGTCCTCAGAGAAATAGGGAAGCCAGAGGGCCAGGACCTAGGAGAGCCCAAGGAGGATGGGGAAAGcaacagcacagccagggagagAAGCCACatcccaggacacagggagGAACCGGCCCTAAACAATGGGACGCATTCCAGCCCCTCAAAGACTACCAAGACAGACTATGATGAGTACAGTGACACAGAGCAGACCATGGAGGATTTTGACATGTATGGGGAGGAGGAGCATGATCCGCGCTCCTTCCAAGGAGAGATACGGCAATACTTCATTGCAGCAGTGGAGGTGATGTGGGAATATGGGGACCAGAGGCCCCAACACTTCTTAAAAGCAAC GGACCCCcgaaggagcaggaggaagcatTCCTGGCAGTACCGCAAGGTGGTTTTCCGAGAGTACTTGGATGATTCTTTCACGCAGCCAGTGCAGCGGAGAGAGCTGGATGAACACCTAGGCATCCTTGGGCCCTACATCAGGGCAGAAGTTCAAGATGTCATCATG GTGACATTCAAGAACCTGGCCTCACGGCCCTTCTCCTTCCACTCCACACTGACAGCCTATGATGGCACAACACAACAGGGTGGGGTGGTGCAGCCCGGCGGCCTCCAGAAATACTCCTGGAAAGTCCTGCCCCAGATGGCACCAACCACACAGGAGTTTGACTGCAAAGCCTGGGCTTACTTCTCCAATGTGGACCTG GAGAAGGACCTGCACTCAGGCCTCATCGGGCCATTGATCATCTGCAACCATGGGGTGCTGAGTTATGTTTCCAGGAggcagctggctgtgcaggaattttctctgctcttcaCCATCTTTGATGAGACCAAAAGCTGGTACTTCCTGGAGAACGTGAACAGAAACTGCCGCCCTCCCTGCCGGATCCAGCAGGACAGCCCTGACTTTAAGAGGAACCATTCATTCCATG CCATCAACGGCTATGTGAGTGACACCCTACCTGGGCTGGTGATGGCCCAGCAGCAACGGGTCCGATGGCACCTCCTGAACATGGGCAGCACTGAGGACATCCACTCTGTCCACTTCCACGGGCAGCTGTTCAACGCCAGGACTAGCCAGGAGTACCGCATGGGAGTCTACAACCTTTATCCTG GTGTCTTTGGAACAGTGGAGATGTGGCCCTCACATGCTGGGATCTGGAGGGTCGAGTGCAAAGTGGGAGAGCACCAACAAGCCGGAATGAGTGCCCTTTTCCTCGTGTACGACCTGA actGCCGGAATGCCCTGGGTATGGCCTCAGGCAGCATTGCAGACTCTCAGATCACGGCCTCGGGGCAATATG GGCAGTGGGCTCCTTacctggccaggctgggcaaCACTGGCTCCATCAATGCCTGGAGCACTGACCACAGCAATGCCTGGATCCAG GTGGATCTTTTGCATCCCACCATTATTCATGGCATAAAAACCCAAGGGGCCCGACAAAAGTTCTCCAGCTTCTACATCTCCCAGTTTGTTGTGTTCTACAGTCTTGATGGGCAAAGGTGGAAGACATACAAGGGGAATGCCACGAGCACACAGATG ctgttCTTTGGAAACGTGGATGCAACAGGagtgaaagaaaaccagttcAACCCCCCAGTTGTAGCCCGGTACATTCGCATCCATCCCACCCACTACAACATCCGGGCCACGCTACGcatggagctcctgggctgCGACCTCAACA gctgctccatgcCCTTAGGAATGGAGAACAGAGGGATTCCTGATGAGCACATCTCCGCATCCTCCCACAGCGCCAACGTCTTCTCCAAATGGACACCTGCCCTGGCCCGCCTGAACCTTCAGGGCAGGACCAATGCCTGGAGGCCAAAG AGCAACAGCCCCAGAGAGTGGCTGCAGGTGGACTTCGAAGTAACCAAGAAGGTGACTGCAATCATAACCCAAGGTGCCAAAGCTCTCTTCACCCAGATGTTTGTGAAGGAGTTTGCTGTCTCCATCAGCCAGGACGGTATGCACTGGAGCCCAGTCCTGCAAAGTGGGAAGGAGAAG aTTTTCAAGGCAAACCAAGACCATCAGAGCACGGTGACAAATACCCTGGAGTCCCCTCTCTTTGCCCGCTATGTGAGGATACATCCCCGCCAGTGGCACAACCACATTGCTCTGCGAATAGAGTTCCTTGGCTGTGACACTCAGCAGGAGTACTGa